The genomic interval TGCGCTTCCCGAACactcttctccagcgcccgCGTCGACATGACCTTCAGCAGCGCAGTCATGCCCCCGATCTTGACGTCGTCGACGGGCCGGTCTTTGGTTAGCTCGAGGATATTGACGAGTTGTTCCATGAATGCGTAGGCGGGCTCGATCATCAGTCCGAACTTGAAGATCTTGGATTGAATCGCTTGCTTCTGGATCAGAGGCGAGCCGAACGTCTCGCGCTGGATGGCGTAGTTGAAGGCGTCTTCGGCGCAGACGCGCGCGAGGCGGAGGGACGCACACGCTAGTGCGAGGCGCTCGGGGTTGAAGTCTTCGATAGGTTAGTAGCTTTCAGGCTCATTGGTGGGTCGGGAAACGTACTGGACATGATCAGTGCGAAGCCCTTGTTCTCTTCCCCGATCAGGTTATCCACGGGGACGCGAacatcgtccagctcaaTGAAGGTCGATCCTATCCGATGTCAGTTGGGTTTGGTCTAATATCCTCGGGGAAACACTTACCGCTCGCATTCACACCAGAGTTATACATGCGCCGGCGAGTCACGCCCTGCGCGGCCAAGGGAATGACCAGCAGGCTGATCCCCGATCGGCCGGAGCCACCAGTCCGGACAGCCGCGGTGCAGTAGTCGGCCCAGAGGCCATTGGTGATCCACTTCTTTGCGCCGTTGACAATGTAATGGTCACCGTCGCGCTTGGCTGTGGTGCGGATATTGGCCACATCGGAGCCAGCTATGAACCGTCAGTTTGTGGCTCAATATATCACTGCAAAAGACATAATACAAGGTAGACATACCATCCGGCTCCGTAATGCCTAAACAAAACCGAATATCCCCCTTCGCAACACCGGGCAACCAGCGCGTCCGCTGCTCGGGCGTCCCAAATTTCGCGACAGGCGGACAGCCAATACCATTCCCACCCCCGAGACCCCAAATGACACCCACGAACCCAACGCGGGTCATCTCATCCGACACGATCAGCGAGCACCATGTATCCCACTTCTCACGGGGCACATTCCCCGGCAGAGCCAGACCGGCCGAGTCTTGTTCGGAGGTGAGCGGGTGCACGATCCCAAACCCCAGCTCGCAGTGCCGGCGGCGCACGGCCTCGGGCACTTGGCCTGCTGCTTCCCATTCCTGTGCAAACGGCGCGATCGAGGTGTCGACGTACTCGCGGACAAAGGCACGCAGATTGTGGTGGAGGTCTGTGTAGTAGGGATTTGGGATGTCGAGTTGTGGGAGGAGCGGCTCGCTGTATGGTGCTGTCGGGTGGTGAATTTTGCGTGACatgacggtggtggtggtgttggtggatAAGCTGTTAATGCATTATTGTGGTCGTGAGGAATGGGCGACATGTGTTCTATTTTATGCGGGGATTCGGCTGCGCGTGAAGCTGGAGTTGCACAGGCCGAGGCCCGAGTGGAGATCTACAGCTGATCGTTATTCATAGCTATAGCTAATAGCTATTCAAGGGATGTAGTGATATGAACCAAAGCTTTTACTATACATGCCGTCGATAACGAGAATTGAAAGAAGTAGTtatagagaaagaaaaatgggTTTCATCCAATCGAGATACACACAGAGGTCTGTaccatctttcttctgccGGGTGGTGGTTCCCTTTCTtagccgccgccgctcttTATAAAGACACCAGGCTCATTGAGCACATACCATTAACGGAATTAACAGTTCAATCCTCTCGAAGTTCTCATGGATTT from Penicillium psychrofluorescens genome assembly, chromosome: 5 carries:
- a CDS encoding uncharacterized protein (ID:PFLUO_007525-T1.cds;~source:funannotate), with amino-acid sequence MSRKIHHPTAPYSEPLLPQLDIPNPYYTDLHHNLRAFVREYVDTSIAPFAQEWEAAGQVPEAVRRRHCELGFGIVHPLTSEQDSAGLALPGNVPREKWDTWCSLIVSDEMTRVGFVGVIWGLGGGNGIGCPPVAKFGTPEQRTRWLPGVAKGDIRFCLGITEPDAGSDVANIRTTAKRDGDHYIVNGAKKWITNGLWADYCTAAVRTGGSGRSGISLLVIPLAAQGVTRRRMYNSGVNASGSTFIELDDVRVPVDNLIGEENKGFALIMSNFNPERLALACASLRLARVCAEDAFNYAIQRETFGSPLIQKQAIQSKIFKFGLMIEPAYAFMEQLVNILELTKDRPVDDVKIGGMTALLKVMSTRALEKSVREAQQILGGAGYNKAGKGARIEQISRDARVHVVGGGSEEIMMGLALQEETKALRTRKKALEKRQSKV